A window from Musa acuminata AAA Group cultivar baxijiao chromosome BXJ3-10, Cavendish_Baxijiao_AAA, whole genome shotgun sequence encodes these proteins:
- the LOC135582382 gene encoding protein REDUCED CHLOROPLAST COVERAGE 3-like isoform X2 produces the protein MAPKAGRGRGNRARGDKKKKEEKVVPAAIDVTVVTPYESQVTLKGISTDRILDVRRLLSSNTGTCHLTNYSLMHVARGQRLTDGVEIVSLKPCVLRMVEEEYVREEQVVAHVRRLLDIMACTTAFGKHKKQQQQQQHTQSTIRPTRGSTSEVSIPAMSDKFDMAAIHPPPKLADFYDFFSFSHLSPPILFIRRREGGRSAGEGQEGDFFELEVKVCNGKLINVVASVKGFYMTGKRSIFCHSLVDLLQQLSTAFANAYDSLMKAFVDHNKFGNLPYGLRANTWLVPPVFVDSSAKCSSLPVEDEKWGGNGGGHRLDGKDVLRPWATEFSILAKIPCKTEEERLIRDRKAFLLHNLFVDTAIFKAVSTIRCLMNSNIGLSKLQGSSLHEEQTGDLSIVVKKDCSDASMKFEDKIEGSQLLDLCTEEVARRNLLKGLTADESVAIKDTRTLGVVIVKYCGYTATVKVSGHAKDSSSEKENINVDDQPDGGSNALNINSLRVLLRRSSTTEPSGGRQSSSDANDMSSARSLVRRVLGDSLRKFQKLPHSMERSIRWELGASWLQHLQQKDNSVTVEPKDNSKDSSTEPIVKGLGKQFEQLKRIKKKTENAGTISENEDLSSNDKVARKTADSEELKQSDLEEAEEIRKFLPEEAFHHLKDSKTGLHKKSIEELTKMAHQFYDDIALPKLVADFASLELSPVDGRTLTDFMHIRGLKMCSLGRVVELAEKLPHIQSICIHEMVTRSFKYIIRAVVAAVENFSDMSAAIAATLNVLVGTSKMEHDDNDMSSGYSLKMEWVETFLLKRFGWRIKHEFNHLRKFVILRGLCQKVGLELVARNYDMDSPNPFEKSDIISMVPVCKHVVLSSADGRNLLESSKAALDKGKLDDAVSFGTKALTKMIAVCGPYHRLTANAYSLLAVVLYHTGDFNQAAIYQQKALDINERELGLDHPDTMKSYGDLSVFYYRLQHIELALKYVNRALYLLHFSCGLSHPNSAATYINVAMMEEGMGNVHVALRYLHEALKCNKRLLGPDHIQTAASYHAIAIALSMMEAYTLSVQHEQTTLQILQAKLGSEDLRTQDAAAWLEYFESKALEQQEAARRGIPKPDASIASKGHLSVSDLLDYINPDQDSKERDGKRKQRHPSNNSRSIHEQSITNIEALNDEQLTIKEEPIQLREFKDDLPEKSKEHDSVVLCKFTQEDMVSPDESSDEGWQEATSKGRSGQVRRNMGPKRPDVHKLTLSNSQIASSTSASFKMKSLSPAAKMALRTSPTDPSYAGNTRKDGSLTSGEDANRSQIKTVDADALSEQSTKASGSGRLAMVASKFVSYKKVAISPPGTVLRSTLEQAEEKEMDNSKENPSLLEISEEEVKLTEATSHSETSSNDIEKEAHSSGVDTSNITEKGDSATLQDLAPSKIATTNGSKLSASAPPFNPGSLLSMSHPYNSVAIRGSYDMRVSNQTTPQPLRILPQSVDSRVPCGPRSTLYYKSGHSFRKKHFYSNSQKAFTSSSNPGSSIMNPHAAEFVPGKALEQQDHSDGSPEAQIPGTEQKEQLQPVMTANDKTTVVLSEERSEIEEVSDEGKNKISKGKDSIQTSQRTDLARQILLSFIVRSVKDSLSTTVEAQGTLDSPTQTQTRTNEGNTSNIANTKYGHQANDHGLSKHADKNKDTEGFTVVSKRRRNKQQLANAVSGLYTQQSICT, from the exons ATGGCTCCCAAGGCTGGCCGTGGAAGAGGTAACCGAGCCAGAGGtgacaagaagaagaaggaagagaagg TTGTGCCTGCTGCTATTGATGTCACAGTGGTCACACCCTATGAGTCGCAGGTGACACTCAAG GGAATATCCACTGATAGGATACTGGATGTGAGAAGGCTGCTAAGCTCCAACACAGGAACTTGCCATCTAACCAATTACTCCCTCATGCATGTG GCACGAGGCCAGCGACTGACCGATGGCGTGGAAATCGTGTCTCTGAAGCCGTGCGTCCTGAGGATGGTGGAAG AGGAGTACGTGAGGGAGGAACAGGTTGTTGCACACGTGCGACGGCTGTTGGACATCATGGCCTGCACCACAGCCTTCGGGAAAcacaagaagcagcagcagcagcaacagcatacACAGAGCACGATTAGGCCCACGAGGGGCTCGACCTCGGAAGTTTCTATTCCCGCGATGTCCGATAAGTTCGACATGGCGGCGATCCACCCGCCTCCCAAGCTCGCCGACTTCTAtgatttcttctccttctcccacCTCTCTCCTCCAATTCTAT TTATAAGAAGACGTGAGGGTGGGAGGAGCGCTGGGGAGGGGCAGGAAGGCGACTTTTTTGAGCTAGAG GTTAAGGTTTGCAATGGGAAGCTAATTAATGTGGTTGCCTCTGTCAAAGGGTTTTATATGACTGGAAAACGTTCTATCTTTTGCCACTCTCTGGTGGATCTGTTGCAACAGCTTAGCACTGCATTTGCAAAT GCATATGACTCATTGATGAAAGCTTTTGTAGACCATAACAAG TTTGGTAATCTGCCGTATGGACTCCGTGCAAATACGTGGCTTGTGCCCCCTGTTTTTGTTGATTCTTCCGCGAAATGTTCCTCGCTGCCAGTTGAAGATGAGAAATGGGGAGGGAATGGAGGTGGCCATAGACTGGATGGTAAGGATGTTCTTAGACCATGGGCAACAGAAttttcgattttggcaaaaattcCATGTAAAACTGAAGAGGAGAGGTTGATCCGAGACAGAAAGGCATTTTTGCTGCACAATCTATTTGTCGACACAGCAATTTTTAAAGCCGTGTCAACAATTAGGTGTCTCATGAACTCCAATATAGGTCTGTCTAAATTGCAAGGCTCAAGCTTACATGAAGAACAAACTGGGGACTTGAGTATAGTAGTAAAAAAGGATTGCAGTGATGCAAGTATGAAATTTGAGGATAAAATTGAGGGCAGTCAATTGCTTGACCTTTGCACTGAGGAGGTTGCGAGGAGGAATCTTCTTAAAGGGTTGACTGCAGATGAAAGCGTGGCCATAAAA GACACTAGAACTTTAGGAGTGGTCATAGTTAAATACTGTGGATATACAGCCACTGTAAAGGTTTCAGGCCATGCGAAGGACAGTAGTAGTGAAAAGGAGAACATTAATGTAGATGATCAACCAGATGGTGGTTCCAATGCTCTAAATATCAACAG tttgagggtattgcTACGCAGATCATCTACCACAGAACCATCAGGGGGACGCCAGTCTTCTTCCGATGCTAATGATATGAGTTCAGCAAGGTCATTAGTACGAAGAGTACTTGGTGATAGCTTAAGAAAGTTCCAAAAACTTCCTCACTCAATGGAAAGGTCCATCAGatgggagcttggtgcttcctggtTACAGCACTTGCAGCAAAAGGATAATTCAGTAACTGTGGAGCCTAAGGACAACAGCAAAGACAGTTCTACTGAACCGATTGTTAAAGGACTTGGGAAGCAGTTTGAACAGTtgaaaagaattaaaaagaaaaCAGAGAATGCAGGTACCATCTCCGAGAATGAAGATCTAAGTTCTAATGATAAAGTTGCCAGAAAAACAGCAGATTCAGAGGAATTAAAACAAAGTGATTTGGAAGAGGCAGAAGAGATAAGGAAATTTTTGCCAGAAGAAGCATTTCATCACTTGAAAGATTCAAAAACAGGTCTTCATAAAAAG TCAATTGAGGAGCTCACCAAGATGGCACATCAATTCTATGATGACATTGCACTTCCGAAGCTG GTTGCAGATTTTGCGTCACTTGAGCTTTCTCCAGTTGATGGGAGAACTCTGACTGATTTCATGCATATACGGGGACTTAAGATGTGTTCGTTAGGACGTGTG GTTGAACTTGCAGAAAAGCTGCCACATATTCAGTCAATTTGCATTCATGAGATGGTTACTCGATCCTTCAAGTACATAATTCGAGCTGTTGTTGCAGCAGTGGAGAACTTTTCAGATATGTCTGCAGCAATTGCTGCAACTTTAAATGTCTTGGTGGGCACATCTAAAATGGAGCATGATGACAATGACATGAGTAGTGGATATAGCCTGAAAATGGAGTGGGTGGAGACCTTTCTTTTAAAAAGATTTGGTTGGAGGATAAAACATGAATTTAATCACTTACGTAAGTTTGTGATTCTCCGAGGCCTTTGCCAAAAG GTTGGATTGGAGTTGGTTGCCAGAAACTATGACATGGATAGCCCAAATCCATTTGAGAAATCTGATATTATCAGCATGGTTCCTGTGTGCAAA CATGTGGTCCTCTCTTCTGCAGATGGAAGAAATTTACTGGAATCATCAAAGGCAGCTTTGGACAAAGGAAAACTAGATGATGCTGTTAGCTTTGGCACAAAG GCACTAACAAAAATGATAGCAGTCTGTGGTCCATATCATCGATTGACTGCTAACGCCTACAGTCTTCTTGCAGTCGTTCTATACCATACAGGAGATTTTAATCAG GCAGCCATATATCAGCAGAAAGCACTAGATATTAATGAGAGAGAACTTGGCCTTGACCATCCAGATACCATGAAAAGTTATGGGGATCTTTCTGTTTTCTACTACCGCCTCCAACATATTGAATTGGCTTTGAA GTACGTGAATCGTGCACTCTATCTTCTTCACTTCTCATGTGGGCTTTCACATCCAAATTCTGCTGCAACATATATAAATGTTGCAATGATGGAAGAGGGCATGGGGAATGTCCATGTCGCACTCAGATACCTCCATGAAGCTCTTAAATGCAATAAAAGGTTACTAGGACCTGATCACAtacag ACTGCTGCAAGCTACCATGCTATTGCAATAGCCCTCTCCATGATGGAAGCCTATACACTGAGTGTGCAACATGAACAAACCACATTGCAGATACTTCAAGCCAAGCTTGGATCAGAAGATCTTCGCACTCAG GATGCTGCTGCATGGCTtgaatattttgaatcaaaaGCTTTAGAACAGCAAGAAGCTGCTCGAAGAGGTATCCCAAAGCCTGATGCATCGATTGCCAGCAAAGGTCATCTTAG TGTTTCAGATCTTCTTGACTACATAAACCCAGATCAAGATTCAAAAGAAAGAGATGGTAAGAGGAAGCAACGTCATCCAAGC AACAACAGTAGATCCATTCACGAACAATCCATCACAAACATAGAAGCGCTGAATGACGAACAATTAACTATCAAAGAAGAACCTATTCAGCTGAGGGAATTTAAAGATGACCTTCCAGAGAAGTCAAAAGAACACGATAGTGTGGTCCTTTGTAAGTTCACACAGGAGGACATGGTGTCTCCTGATGAATCTTCTGATGAAGGCTGGCAAGAAGCAACCTCAAAAGGGCGTTCTGGACAAGTACGAAGAAACATGGGCCCCAAAAGACCAGATGTTCATAAATTAACGTTGAGTAACTCACAGATAGCAAGCTCAACCAGTGCTAGTTTTAAGATGAAAAGTTTGTCACCAGCAGCAAAAATGGCACTCAGAACTTCTCCAACTGATCCTTCTTATGCGGGAAACACTCGAAAGGATGGAAGTTTGACTAGTGGAGAAGATGCAAATAGATCACAGATTAAGACTGTTGATGCAGATGCTTTGTCAGAACAAAGTACAAAAGCCTCTGGCTCTGGCAGGCTTGCGATGGTTGCATCCAAATTTGTATCTTACAAAAAGGTAGCAATCTCACCTCCTGGAACAGTTTTGAGGTCAACATTGGAGCAAGCAGAAGAAAAGGAGATGGACAACTCGAAGGAAAACCCCAGTTTGCTAGAGATATCAGAGGAAGAAGTAAAACTAACAGAAGCCACTTCTCATTCAGAAACATCGAGTAATGATATTGAAAAAGAGGCACATTCGAGTGGCGTAGAtacatcaaatattactgaaaaaGGTGATTCTGCTACATTGCAAGACTTGGCACCATCTAAGATAGCCACAACTAATGGAAGCAAACTTTCAGCTTCAGCTCCTCCATTCAATCCGGGATCACTTTTATCTATGTCTCATCCATACAACTCGGTTGCTATAAGAGGATCGTATGACATGAGAGTTTCTAATCAGACAACACCCCAACCATTGAGAATCCTCCCTCAGTCTGTTGATTCCAGAGTACCATGTGGTCCAAGATCAACACTGTACTACAAATCTGGTCATTCTTTCCGTAAGAAACATTTCTATTCAAATTCCCAGAAGGCATTTACAAGCAGCAGTAATCCAGGTAGTAGCATCATGAACCCTCACGCGGCTGAGTTTGTGCCTGGTAAAGCTTTGGAACAACAAGATCATTCTGATGGTAGCCCAGAGGCACAAATTCCTGGAACAGAACAGAAAGAGCAACTGCAACCAGTAATGACTGCAAATGACAAAACCACTGTAGTTCTTTCAGAAGAGAGATCAGAAATCGAGGAAGTTTCTGATGAAGGAAAGAACAAGATCAGTAAGGGGAAAGACAGCATACAAACTTCGCAGAGGACCGACCTTGCGAGACAAATCCTACTCAGCTTCATTGTTAGATCGGTCAAAGACAGTTTGAGCACCACAGTTGAAGCTCAGGGTACTCTTGACTCACCAACTCAAACTCAGACTCGAACAAATGAAGGGAACACCAGTAACATAGCCAATACAAAGTATGGTCATCAAGCAAATGATCATGGATTATCGAAGCATGCAGACAAGAACAAGGACACTGAAGGATTCACAGTGGTctcgaaaagaagaagaaacaaacagCAGTTGGCAAATGCAGTCAGTGGTTTGTACACTCAACAATCCATCTGCACATAA
- the LOC135582382 gene encoding protein REDUCED CHLOROPLAST COVERAGE 3-like isoform X1, with translation MAPKAGRGRGNRARGDKKKKEEKVVPAAIDVTVVTPYESQVTLKGISTDRILDVRRLLSSNTGTCHLTNYSLMHVARGQRLTDGVEIVSLKPCVLRMVEEEYVREEQVVAHVRRLLDIMACTTAFGKHKKQQQQQQHTQSTIRPTRGSTSEVSIPAMSDKFDMAAIHPPPKLADFYDFFSFSHLSPPILFIRRREGGRSAGEGQEGDFFELEVKVCNGKLINVVASVKGFYMTGKRSIFCHSLVDLLQQLSTAFANAYDSLMKAFVDHNKFGNLPYGLRANTWLVPPVFVDSSAKCSSLPVEDEKWGGNGGGHRLDGKDVLRPWATEFSILAKIPCKTEEERLIRDRKAFLLHNLFVDTAIFKAVSTIRCLMNSNIGLSKLQGSSLHEEQTGDLSIVVKKDCSDASMKFEDKIEGSQLLDLCTEEVARRNLLKGLTADESVAIKDTRTLGVVIVKYCGYTATVKVSGHAKDSSSEKENINVDDQPDGGSNALNINSLRVLLRRSSTTEPSGGRQSSSDANDMSSARSLVRRVLGDSLRKFQKLPHSMERSIRWELGASWLQHLQQKDNSVTVEPKDNSKDSSTEPIVKGLGKQFEQLKRIKKKTENAGTISENEDLSSNDKVARKTADSEELKQSDLEEAEEIRKFLPEEAFHHLKDSKTGLHKKSIEELTKMAHQFYDDIALPKLVADFASLELSPVDGRTLTDFMHIRGLKMCSLGRVVELAEKLPHIQSICIHEMVTRSFKYIIRAVVAAVENFSDMSAAIAATLNVLVGTSKMEHDDNDMSSGYSLKMEWVETFLLKRFGWRIKHEFNHLRKFVILRGLCQKVGLELVARNYDMDSPNPFEKSDIISMVPVCKHVVLSSADGRNLLESSKAALDKGKLDDAVSFGTKALTKMIAVCGPYHRLTANAYSLLAVVLYHTGDFNQAAIYQQKALDINERELGLDHPDTMKSYGDLSVFYYRLQHIELALKYVNRALYLLHFSCGLSHPNSAATYINVAMMEEGMGNVHVALRYLHEALKCNKRLLGPDHIQTAASYHAIAIALSMMEAYTLSVQHEQTTLQILQAKLGSEDLRTQDAAAWLEYFESKALEQQEAARRGIPKPDASIASKGHLSVSDLLDYINPDQDSKERDGKRKQRHPSFLMQNNSRSIHEQSITNIEALNDEQLTIKEEPIQLREFKDDLPEKSKEHDSVVLCKFTQEDMVSPDESSDEGWQEATSKGRSGQVRRNMGPKRPDVHKLTLSNSQIASSTSASFKMKSLSPAAKMALRTSPTDPSYAGNTRKDGSLTSGEDANRSQIKTVDADALSEQSTKASGSGRLAMVASKFVSYKKVAISPPGTVLRSTLEQAEEKEMDNSKENPSLLEISEEEVKLTEATSHSETSSNDIEKEAHSSGVDTSNITEKGDSATLQDLAPSKIATTNGSKLSASAPPFNPGSLLSMSHPYNSVAIRGSYDMRVSNQTTPQPLRILPQSVDSRVPCGPRSTLYYKSGHSFRKKHFYSNSQKAFTSSSNPGSSIMNPHAAEFVPGKALEQQDHSDGSPEAQIPGTEQKEQLQPVMTANDKTTVVLSEERSEIEEVSDEGKNKISKGKDSIQTSQRTDLARQILLSFIVRSVKDSLSTTVEAQGTLDSPTQTQTRTNEGNTSNIANTKYGHQANDHGLSKHADKNKDTEGFTVVSKRRRNKQQLANAVSGLYTQQSICT, from the exons ATGGCTCCCAAGGCTGGCCGTGGAAGAGGTAACCGAGCCAGAGGtgacaagaagaagaaggaagagaagg TTGTGCCTGCTGCTATTGATGTCACAGTGGTCACACCCTATGAGTCGCAGGTGACACTCAAG GGAATATCCACTGATAGGATACTGGATGTGAGAAGGCTGCTAAGCTCCAACACAGGAACTTGCCATCTAACCAATTACTCCCTCATGCATGTG GCACGAGGCCAGCGACTGACCGATGGCGTGGAAATCGTGTCTCTGAAGCCGTGCGTCCTGAGGATGGTGGAAG AGGAGTACGTGAGGGAGGAACAGGTTGTTGCACACGTGCGACGGCTGTTGGACATCATGGCCTGCACCACAGCCTTCGGGAAAcacaagaagcagcagcagcagcaacagcatacACAGAGCACGATTAGGCCCACGAGGGGCTCGACCTCGGAAGTTTCTATTCCCGCGATGTCCGATAAGTTCGACATGGCGGCGATCCACCCGCCTCCCAAGCTCGCCGACTTCTAtgatttcttctccttctcccacCTCTCTCCTCCAATTCTAT TTATAAGAAGACGTGAGGGTGGGAGGAGCGCTGGGGAGGGGCAGGAAGGCGACTTTTTTGAGCTAGAG GTTAAGGTTTGCAATGGGAAGCTAATTAATGTGGTTGCCTCTGTCAAAGGGTTTTATATGACTGGAAAACGTTCTATCTTTTGCCACTCTCTGGTGGATCTGTTGCAACAGCTTAGCACTGCATTTGCAAAT GCATATGACTCATTGATGAAAGCTTTTGTAGACCATAACAAG TTTGGTAATCTGCCGTATGGACTCCGTGCAAATACGTGGCTTGTGCCCCCTGTTTTTGTTGATTCTTCCGCGAAATGTTCCTCGCTGCCAGTTGAAGATGAGAAATGGGGAGGGAATGGAGGTGGCCATAGACTGGATGGTAAGGATGTTCTTAGACCATGGGCAACAGAAttttcgattttggcaaaaattcCATGTAAAACTGAAGAGGAGAGGTTGATCCGAGACAGAAAGGCATTTTTGCTGCACAATCTATTTGTCGACACAGCAATTTTTAAAGCCGTGTCAACAATTAGGTGTCTCATGAACTCCAATATAGGTCTGTCTAAATTGCAAGGCTCAAGCTTACATGAAGAACAAACTGGGGACTTGAGTATAGTAGTAAAAAAGGATTGCAGTGATGCAAGTATGAAATTTGAGGATAAAATTGAGGGCAGTCAATTGCTTGACCTTTGCACTGAGGAGGTTGCGAGGAGGAATCTTCTTAAAGGGTTGACTGCAGATGAAAGCGTGGCCATAAAA GACACTAGAACTTTAGGAGTGGTCATAGTTAAATACTGTGGATATACAGCCACTGTAAAGGTTTCAGGCCATGCGAAGGACAGTAGTAGTGAAAAGGAGAACATTAATGTAGATGATCAACCAGATGGTGGTTCCAATGCTCTAAATATCAACAG tttgagggtattgcTACGCAGATCATCTACCACAGAACCATCAGGGGGACGCCAGTCTTCTTCCGATGCTAATGATATGAGTTCAGCAAGGTCATTAGTACGAAGAGTACTTGGTGATAGCTTAAGAAAGTTCCAAAAACTTCCTCACTCAATGGAAAGGTCCATCAGatgggagcttggtgcttcctggtTACAGCACTTGCAGCAAAAGGATAATTCAGTAACTGTGGAGCCTAAGGACAACAGCAAAGACAGTTCTACTGAACCGATTGTTAAAGGACTTGGGAAGCAGTTTGAACAGTtgaaaagaattaaaaagaaaaCAGAGAATGCAGGTACCATCTCCGAGAATGAAGATCTAAGTTCTAATGATAAAGTTGCCAGAAAAACAGCAGATTCAGAGGAATTAAAACAAAGTGATTTGGAAGAGGCAGAAGAGATAAGGAAATTTTTGCCAGAAGAAGCATTTCATCACTTGAAAGATTCAAAAACAGGTCTTCATAAAAAG TCAATTGAGGAGCTCACCAAGATGGCACATCAATTCTATGATGACATTGCACTTCCGAAGCTG GTTGCAGATTTTGCGTCACTTGAGCTTTCTCCAGTTGATGGGAGAACTCTGACTGATTTCATGCATATACGGGGACTTAAGATGTGTTCGTTAGGACGTGTG GTTGAACTTGCAGAAAAGCTGCCACATATTCAGTCAATTTGCATTCATGAGATGGTTACTCGATCCTTCAAGTACATAATTCGAGCTGTTGTTGCAGCAGTGGAGAACTTTTCAGATATGTCTGCAGCAATTGCTGCAACTTTAAATGTCTTGGTGGGCACATCTAAAATGGAGCATGATGACAATGACATGAGTAGTGGATATAGCCTGAAAATGGAGTGGGTGGAGACCTTTCTTTTAAAAAGATTTGGTTGGAGGATAAAACATGAATTTAATCACTTACGTAAGTTTGTGATTCTCCGAGGCCTTTGCCAAAAG GTTGGATTGGAGTTGGTTGCCAGAAACTATGACATGGATAGCCCAAATCCATTTGAGAAATCTGATATTATCAGCATGGTTCCTGTGTGCAAA CATGTGGTCCTCTCTTCTGCAGATGGAAGAAATTTACTGGAATCATCAAAGGCAGCTTTGGACAAAGGAAAACTAGATGATGCTGTTAGCTTTGGCACAAAG GCACTAACAAAAATGATAGCAGTCTGTGGTCCATATCATCGATTGACTGCTAACGCCTACAGTCTTCTTGCAGTCGTTCTATACCATACAGGAGATTTTAATCAG GCAGCCATATATCAGCAGAAAGCACTAGATATTAATGAGAGAGAACTTGGCCTTGACCATCCAGATACCATGAAAAGTTATGGGGATCTTTCTGTTTTCTACTACCGCCTCCAACATATTGAATTGGCTTTGAA GTACGTGAATCGTGCACTCTATCTTCTTCACTTCTCATGTGGGCTTTCACATCCAAATTCTGCTGCAACATATATAAATGTTGCAATGATGGAAGAGGGCATGGGGAATGTCCATGTCGCACTCAGATACCTCCATGAAGCTCTTAAATGCAATAAAAGGTTACTAGGACCTGATCACAtacag ACTGCTGCAAGCTACCATGCTATTGCAATAGCCCTCTCCATGATGGAAGCCTATACACTGAGTGTGCAACATGAACAAACCACATTGCAGATACTTCAAGCCAAGCTTGGATCAGAAGATCTTCGCACTCAG GATGCTGCTGCATGGCTtgaatattttgaatcaaaaGCTTTAGAACAGCAAGAAGCTGCTCGAAGAGGTATCCCAAAGCCTGATGCATCGATTGCCAGCAAAGGTCATCTTAG TGTTTCAGATCTTCTTGACTACATAAACCCAGATCAAGATTCAAAAGAAAGAGATGGTAAGAGGAAGCAACGTCATCCAAGC TTTCTAATGCAGAACAACAGTAGATCCATTCACGAACAATCCATCACAAACATAGAAGCGCTGAATGACGAACAATTAACTATCAAAGAAGAACCTATTCAGCTGAGGGAATTTAAAGATGACCTTCCAGAGAAGTCAAAAGAACACGATAGTGTGGTCCTTTGTAAGTTCACACAGGAGGACATGGTGTCTCCTGATGAATCTTCTGATGAAGGCTGGCAAGAAGCAACCTCAAAAGGGCGTTCTGGACAAGTACGAAGAAACATGGGCCCCAAAAGACCAGATGTTCATAAATTAACGTTGAGTAACTCACAGATAGCAAGCTCAACCAGTGCTAGTTTTAAGATGAAAAGTTTGTCACCAGCAGCAAAAATGGCACTCAGAACTTCTCCAACTGATCCTTCTTATGCGGGAAACACTCGAAAGGATGGAAGTTTGACTAGTGGAGAAGATGCAAATAGATCACAGATTAAGACTGTTGATGCAGATGCTTTGTCAGAACAAAGTACAAAAGCCTCTGGCTCTGGCAGGCTTGCGATGGTTGCATCCAAATTTGTATCTTACAAAAAGGTAGCAATCTCACCTCCTGGAACAGTTTTGAGGTCAACATTGGAGCAAGCAGAAGAAAAGGAGATGGACAACTCGAAGGAAAACCCCAGTTTGCTAGAGATATCAGAGGAAGAAGTAAAACTAACAGAAGCCACTTCTCATTCAGAAACATCGAGTAATGATATTGAAAAAGAGGCACATTCGAGTGGCGTAGAtacatcaaatattactgaaaaaGGTGATTCTGCTACATTGCAAGACTTGGCACCATCTAAGATAGCCACAACTAATGGAAGCAAACTTTCAGCTTCAGCTCCTCCATTCAATCCGGGATCACTTTTATCTATGTCTCATCCATACAACTCGGTTGCTATAAGAGGATCGTATGACATGAGAGTTTCTAATCAGACAACACCCCAACCATTGAGAATCCTCCCTCAGTCTGTTGATTCCAGAGTACCATGTGGTCCAAGATCAACACTGTACTACAAATCTGGTCATTCTTTCCGTAAGAAACATTTCTATTCAAATTCCCAGAAGGCATTTACAAGCAGCAGTAATCCAGGTAGTAGCATCATGAACCCTCACGCGGCTGAGTTTGTGCCTGGTAAAGCTTTGGAACAACAAGATCATTCTGATGGTAGCCCAGAGGCACAAATTCCTGGAACAGAACAGAAAGAGCAACTGCAACCAGTAATGACTGCAAATGACAAAACCACTGTAGTTCTTTCAGAAGAGAGATCAGAAATCGAGGAAGTTTCTGATGAAGGAAAGAACAAGATCAGTAAGGGGAAAGACAGCATACAAACTTCGCAGAGGACCGACCTTGCGAGACAAATCCTACTCAGCTTCATTGTTAGATCGGTCAAAGACAGTTTGAGCACCACAGTTGAAGCTCAGGGTACTCTTGACTCACCAACTCAAACTCAGACTCGAACAAATGAAGGGAACACCAGTAACATAGCCAATACAAAGTATGGTCATCAAGCAAATGATCATGGATTATCGAAGCATGCAGACAAGAACAAGGACACTGAAGGATTCACAGTGGTctcgaaaagaagaagaaacaaacagCAGTTGGCAAATGCAGTCAGTGGTTTGTACACTCAACAATCCATCTGCACATAA